A genome region from Trichoderma asperellum chromosome 7, complete sequence includes the following:
- a CDS encoding uncharacterized protein (SECRETED:SignalP(1-23)~EggNog:ENOG41~TransMembrane:9 (o6-25i52-75o118-142i149-166o172-195i223-243o263-281i306-328o362-382i)), with amino-acid sequence MAVSRGTVPFLVAMMLLTGVCNTLVTKYQDKQCVRNCDDENPARRMYFNQPVIQTAQMFVGEMGCWLVVALTAAYRRFASKRTPAENGYQTIGSSQPDGVDDDAPEDDQPSVLRGYRILLLALPAICDICGTTLMNIGLLLVAASIYQMTRGALVLFVGLFSVVFLRRTLHLFQWISLVGVVLGVAIVGLAGAIWPDVKANIVSRGLSAITDSPDGLSDVAKAVIGVTLIAGAQIFTATQFVLEEWMLERSPIDPLKVVGWEGIFGFVVTVAVMLVLHLAIGRTEAGRYGYFDATEGLRQMCNDSALLISSVIIMISIGGFNFFGLSVTRTVSATSRSTIDTCRTLFIWVVSLGLRWESFKWLQIVGFALLVYSTFLFNGIVQPPFEFLRVDGETEELLPEEPIEHQ; translated from the exons ATGGCGGTTTCCCGCGGCACCGTGCCATTTCTCGTggccatgatgctgctgacTGGCGTTTGCAATACGCTGGTCACCAAATACCAG GACAAGCAATGCGTTCGCAATTGCGATGATGAGAATCCCGCCCGTCGAATGTACTTCAACCAACCCGTGATTCAGACAGCGCAGATGTTTGTGGGCGAGATGGGCTGCTGGCTGGTAGTTGCTCTTACGGCAGCCTATCGCCGCTTCGCATCGAAACGAACCCCCGCAGAGAATGGCTACCAGACCATCGGCTCCAGCCAGCCCGATGGcgttgacgacgacgccCCTGAGGACGACCAGCCATCCGTTCTACGCGGCTATAgaatcttgctgctggcccTGCCTGCCATCTGCGATATTTGCGGCACTACCCTGATGAACATTGGCCTGCTTCTCGTTGCAGCGTCCATTTACCAGATGACCCGAGGCGCGCTAGTTTTGTTCGTGGGTCTGTTTAGCGTAGTGTTCCTGCGGAGGACGCTGCATTTGTTCCAGTGGATCTCATTAGTGGGCGTGGTCCTTGGCGTGGCTATTGTTGGACTCGCAGGTGCTATTTGGCCAGACGTCAAGGCAAACATCGTCTCCAGAGGCCTGTCTGCCATCACAGATTCTCCCGATGGACTGTCCGATGTTGCCAAGGCAGTCATTGGCGTTACGCTGATTGCAGGAGCACAAATATTCACTGCCACCCAATTTGTCTTGGAGGAGTGGATGCTCGAACGCTCTCCCATCGATCCCCTCAAGGTTGTTGGCTGGGAGGGCATCTTTGGCTTCGTCGTCACGGTCGCGGTTATGCTTGTGCTGCACTTGGCCATTGGTCGGACTGAGGCTGGTCGCTATGGCTACTTTGATGCCACTGAAGGACTCCGCCAAATGTGCAACGACAGCGCGTTGCTCATTTCCAGTGTGATTATCATGATTAGCATCGG tggcttcaacttcttcggATTGTCCGTCACTCGCACCGTCAGTGCGACCTCTCGATCTACCATTGACACTTGCAGGACGCTCTTTATCTGGGTAGTTTCTCTTGGTCTGAGATGGGAATCTTTCAAATGGCTACAGATTGTTGGATTTGCGCTGTTGGTATACTCGACATTTTTGTTCAACGGTATTGTTCAGCCACCTTTTGAGTTCTTACGAGTGGATGGAGAAACCGAGGAACTGCTCCCCGAAGAGCCAATCGAACACCAGTAG
- a CDS encoding uncharacterized protein (EggNog:ENOG41) — translation MGLAYNTYLTSNKIYGCKTCKAHLANHEDIISRNFRGQHGKAYLFHRVVNIDTGDPNERNMTTGRHIVRDIACHQCKETVGWKYDKAFETSEKYKEGKFILEAELLCNVA, via the exons ATGGGCCTGGCTTACAATACATATCTCACCAGCAACAAGATCTATGGTTGCAAGACATGCAAGGCTCACTTAGCGAACCACGAGGACATCATCTCTCGG AACTTTCGTGGGCAGCATGGCAAAGCGTACCTGTTCCATCGAGTCGTCAACATTGACACGGGCGATCCAAATGAGCGAAATATGACTACTGGCCGACACATTGTTCGTGACATCGCCTGCCATCAGTGCAAAGAAACGGTGGGTTGGAAGTATGACAAGGCTTTTGAGACCTCTGAAAAGTACAAGGAGGGAAAATTCATCCTCGAAGCCGAACTGCTATGTAATGTTGCTTAA
- a CDS encoding uncharacterized protein (BUSCO:EOG092D1SCZ): MSQHSQPGGLGPQHDGASRIQKTESAADRMAALKARVAAAIGTSKAKGGLNVGLHPALEDLGSWKPAGKADAANGQSQSLRGSPSRASAFDKRGSPDSFGSQQRNQSNPYFDDKSATQEPSGRQRMPRQLVFNQKGKYIQQGNALRRQAALEAMKKRIAEQTRKAGIDEDLDVEKNFVVDAPPNLEWWDEGLVNGSTYDDVDDPSKLKIHADDSIVTEYIQHPVALEPYQDRLGAPAKPMYLTSKEQAKIRRQRRMAELKEMQAKIRLGLVPAPPPKVKKGNLMRVLGDAAVKDPTAVEARVNREIADRYEKHIEANESRKLTKEQQHEKTAANQQKDANKGIHVLVFKITSLANGQHRYKIWRNAEQLALSGTCVMHPKFSLVIVEGGPYSINKYKKLMLNRIKWTENVQARDPERNNRGGQEWLSPEDSNGDLKDMSLNECKLIFEGEQKVRNFKKWGSKICETDAEAREVLARAKMDSFWSLAKGFS, translated from the exons ATGAGTCAACATTCACAGCCAGGAGGGCTTGGTCCTCAGCACGATGGCGCCTCGAGAATACAGAAGACAGAGTCCGCTGCGGACAGAATGGCTGCGCTCAAAGCTCGCGTTGCAGCCGCCATTGGCACGAGTAAAGCCAAAGGAGGATTGAATGTCGGACTGCATCCTGCTTTGGAAGACCTGGGGTCTTGGAAGCCAGCCGGCAAGGCAGATGCGGCAAACGGCCAGTCTCAGTCATTACGAGGCAGCCCATCTCGGGCCAGCGCATTCGATAAAAGAGGCTCACCGGACTCATTTGGAAGCCAGCAGAGAAACCAGTCGAACCCATATTTCGATGATAAGTCTGCTACACAGGAGCCGAGCGGGAGGCAGCGCATGCCTCGTCAGCTGGTGTTTAatcaaaagggaaaatataTCCAGCAGGGAAATGCTTTGCGTCGGCAGGCGGCCCTAGAGGCCATGAAAAAGCGCATCGCAGAGCAGACTCGTAAAGCTGGCATTGATGAAGATCTTGACGTGGAGAAGAATTTCGTCGTGGACGCTCCTCCAAATCTCGAGTGGTGGGATGAAGGCTTGGTCAATGGCTCAACTTACGACGACGTCGACGACCCTTCGAAGCTCAAGATACACGCTGACGATAGCATTGTGACCGAATACATCCAGCATCCAGTTGCACTCGAGCCTTATCAGGACCGACTTGGCGCGCCGGCGAAGCCAATGTATCTGACCTCGAAAGAACAAGCAAAAATACGGCGACAGAGGAGAATGGCAGAACTCAAGGAGATGCAAGCGAAAATTCGACTTGGACTGGTGCCAGCACCGCCACCTAAAGTCAAAAAGGGAAATCTCATGCGCGTATTAGGTGATG CTGCTGTCAAAGATCCCACTGCCGTTGAGGCACGAGTAAACCGAGAGATTGCCGACCGATACGAGAAGCACATCGAAGCCAACGAATCCCGCAAATTAAcaaaggagcagcagcatgagAAGACTGCTGCGAACCAACAGAAAGATGCTAACAAGGGCATCCACGTTCTGGTATTCAAAATCACAAGCCTTGCAAACGGCCAGCACCGCTACAAGATATGGCGTAACGCTGAACAGTTGGCGCTTTCGGGGACATGCGTCATGCATCCAAAATTCAGCCTCGTGATTGTTGAAGGGGGGCCGTATAGCATAAACAAGTACAAGAAGCTCATGCTGAATCGCATCAAGTGGACGGAAAACGTGCAAGCAAGAGACCCCGAGAGGAATAATAGAGGCGGACAAGAGTGGTTATCGCCCGAGGACTCCAACGGAGATTTGAAGGACATGTCTCTGAACGAGTGCAAATTAATATTTGAGGGAGAGCAAAAGGTGAGGAATTTCAAGAAATGGGGCAGCAAGATCTGCGAAACGGATGCCGAGGCCAGAGAGGTCTTGGCCCGCGCCAAAATGGACAGCTTTTGGTCTCTGGCCAAAGGATTCTCATGA